The Triticum aestivum cultivar Chinese Spring chromosome 7B, IWGSC CS RefSeq v2.1, whole genome shotgun sequence genome window below encodes:
- the LOC123159454 gene encoding uncharacterized protein, translated as MRDPEAPSLVRLPEHVVLEILARVPGVADLFRCAAARKRWRDLVTEPSFLRRRWPEGACHCSSLVGFLGRERRRGGEGPPGSSFVRAPGSVLGPGRPLLGSFVPGAAGLLDDRVVPLASHRGVLLVCFGAEAEAEAEPEPGVDRLAVCNLLSGACHVLPPLRCDWFFDYFGTSAHAVLTGADCCPDDGQRQSPDPASFKVLVVGVSDDRRHYVLRTFSSGDPSWSAPSECFDPVERGIFGPFKRRSAVVSHGTAHWVLWDLVKFHVLDVNAATRHASLQELQTPPPAGDLPLYDSPHLSVGPNKAATLSSLCPSSQDPQVEIWTRRDGGKASDEDCGGDWRRDRVIEMTPEQNQIVDRPRCMCAGDRSGTLLITDRCRCMYILHLENGAMEEVTDHLRGLRDYKTAMAVEIDWPAFFVCRLLGGKAHV; from the coding sequence ATGAGGGATCCGGAAGCGCCCTCGCTGGTGAGGCTGCCGGAGCACGTGGTGCTGGAGATCCTCGCGCGCGTGCCCGGCGTCGCCGACCTCTTCCGCTGCGCGGCCGCGCGCAAGCGCTGGCGCGACCTCGTCACCGAGCCGTCCTTCTTGCGACGCCGCTGGCCGGAGGGCGCGTGCCACTGCTCCTccctcgtcggcttcctcggccGGGAGCGGCGCCGCGGCGGGGAAGGGCCGCCGGGCTCCAGCTTCGTCCGCGCGCCGGGGTCGGTGCTCGGCCCCGGCCGCCCCCTGCTCGGCTCCTTCGTCCCGGGCGCCGCCGGCCTCCTCGACGACCGCGTCGTGCCGCTCGCCTCGCACCGCGGCGTGCTCCTCGTGTGCTTCGGcgccgaggcggaggcggaggcggagccggAGCCCGGCGTCGACCGCCTCGCCGTGTGCAACCTGCTCTCGGGCGCGTGCCACGTGCTCCCCCCGCTGCGCTGCGACTGGTTCTTCGACTACTTTGGCACTAGCGCCCACGCCGTCCTCACCGGCGCGGACTGTTGCCCCGACGACGGCCAGCGGCAATCGCCGGACCCGGCCTCCTTCAAGGTGCTGGTCGTCGGCGTCAGCGACGACCGGCGGCACTACGTTCTCCGCACGTTCTCCTCCGGTGACCCGAGCTGGAGCGCGCCCAGCGAGTGCTTCGACCCGGTAGAGCGCGGCATCTTCGGGCCGTTCAAGCGGCGCAGCGCCGTCGTGAGCCACGGGACGGCGCACTGGGTCCTCTGGGACCTGGTGAAGTTCCACGTCCTCGACGTGAACGCCGCCACTCGCCACGCCTCCTTGCAGGAGCTACAGACCCCGCCGCCGGCGGGCGACCTCCCCCTGTACGATTCGCCGCATCTGAGCGTCGGACCAAACAAGGCGGCGACGCTGTCGTCGCTTTGTCCGTCGAGCCAAGATCCCCAGGTGGAGATCTGGACGCGGCGGGACGGCGGCAAAGCGAGCGACGAGGATTGCGGCGGTGACTGGCGCCGCGATAGGGTGATCGAGATGACACCCGAGCAGAACCAGATCGTCGACAGGCCACGGTGCATGTGCGCCGGAGACAGGAGCGGCACGCTGTTGATCACTGACCGTTGCCGGTGCATGTACATTTTACATCTGGAGAATGGCGCCATGGAGGAGGTGACGGACCACCTCCGTGGCCTCCGCGACTACAAGACCGCCATGGCCGTCGAGATAGATTGGCCGGCCTTCTTCGTCTGTCGGCTTCTTGGTGGAAAGGCACATGTTTAA